The bacterium genome segment GTTTCGACTGGTCTTGCATGGACCGAAGCAGGCGGCGATGTTCTCTACATTGAAGCAACGCTCTTACCGGAAGGACGTTCCATGACACTTACCGGACATCTTGGCGATGTTATGCAAGAATCGGCAAGAGCTGCTCACAGTTATTTATGGTCAAACGCCGAAAAGCTCGGCATCGATCCTGCGCTGTTTCAAAAGTCGGGAGTCCACATCCACGTTCCTGCCGGCGCGATCAAAAAGGATGGTCCATCGGCCGGCATTACAATCGCAACTGCGCTTACATCTCTATATTCAGGACTTCCAGTTGACAGCAAAACAGGAATGACAGGCGAAATTACGTTGACCGGTCTTGTACTGCCAATTGGCGGTTTAAAAGAAAAAGTTCTGGCGGCGCGGAGAGCAGGATTGGTCAGAGTGATCTTACCAAAGGCGAACTTGAAAGATTTGCGCGACTTACCAGAAGAGATTCACAAGGAAATGGAATTCATTCCCGTGGAACATGTCACAGAAGTTCTTGCGACCGCAATTTCAGGACTTCGCGAACGCATGGCAGCAAACACCGCTGCATAAGAGTAATGAGTCATGAGACTCGCCCGTGAGACTCATTGCTCATTACTCATTACTTTGGCACTTATGAGGCAGGTTTTGTGCCCATTCATATTGGATGCTCCGGCTGGCATTATAAACACTGGCTTGGCAAATTTTATCCGGAGAATCTTCCAACAGCCACAGCCGTCTTATCAAACGCTGCAAGACTTCAACGTTGCCTTTTGCATCTATGACCGCGATCTTGTCGAAACCCCGCTGGAAGTGACAACAGATTACATTTACATCCGGCTCCATGGATCAGGACCGACGTACGGTGGAAAGTATCAGACTAAACATCTTGAAGCCTGGGCAAAACGAATTCAGGAATGGAAGAAGCAGCACCGCGACATCTGGTTCTACTTCAACAATGACTGGCAGGGTTACGCGATCAATAACGCGCTGGAGCTTAAACGACTCGTTCAAACAAAGTAGCGCGGGCGTCCCGCCGGCGAAGGCAAATCAAGACTACTAATCGCAGGCGAGACGCCCGCGCTACTTTGTTTCTGAAATCAGGGTGGGGCGAACCCTGGCGGGCCCGCCCCGGGGAATACCCTTTGTTTGGGGAGCCTAAAAAACAATACTCGTATGAACTTACACTTTACGAGAAAAATCGTGTAGATGCAAGTTATCTGGTGCGGAATGTGCGGAATCGCAGAATCCAGGGATGAAGTCCCTTCCAACGGGTATCAAATAGTCGTTCCTGTTTAGAGTGCGTCCAGATAGCTGCGAATTGCGCGCGAATCGCGAGTTTTCGAGGCGACATCACGAATATTTGAGAGCACAGCTTTGTTTTCCGCGTGACGCTGCAGAACCCGATCTACCCCACCGCCGCCGAGGCCGGCTAAGATTTCACGCACGCTCCTGCGGTCTCGCGCCATGAAAATGGCATTTTCAATCAACCCTGCAATTGTTTCCGCTGCTGAGGAATGACGCCGCGCATGTAGAAATTTCGCTACCAGCAGAGATGAATCCAGATCACGCGTATACATGGCAACCCTTGCGATGCATTGAATGAGCCGTTCGGAAACCGGTGTTGACGGATCGAACGACTGAATGAGACCGTAAACATCCGGTTCAGTTAAAATGCGTGCTACAGCAGCCAGATCGGAGCGCACAATTTCGGCCGCCTCTCCAAGAGAAGACGCGACGATCTTGTAGAAAGGGCTTTGAAGATACAACCGCAAAGCCCGGATCGTTTCCTTCAAACATTCTTCTTCGCGGGTAAAGAAAAGCGCCTTTCCAGCGGCGGCTGTGCCGTCAGCAAGCGCCGCAGCCGGTAGACTGTTTAGCTGAAAGGCGATCTTATACTGTGCGCCCACAAAATAATCCATGGCAACGGAGGCGA includes the following:
- a CDS encoding DUF72 domain-containing protein; the protein is MANFIRRIFQQPQPSYQTLQDFNVAFCIYDRDLVETPLEVTTDYIYIRLHGSGPTYGGKYQTKHLEAWAKRIQEWKKQHRDIWFYFNNDWQGYAINNALELKRLVQTK